A portion of the Limibacter armeniacum genome contains these proteins:
- a CDS encoding replication initiation protein: MKFIKRKKLIRKSNKLINAKENTPLTALERKLMLYSIAEVDSDGKVIFRIQDLYGTSKLNTSHYRNVRKAVENLLNVKVIVEEGDVSDEDWSIKGMNVFDVIEASRAGGRIAAKFTQSMMPHIINLKRNYTTYLYDSVSLFRSDFSIRIYELLMQGIDRYGKREFDVEDLKHKLSLNNLKTYQNFNQLRTKVLDKACNEITEKSDINVSWEISKKVGKKVTAITFFMKRKEKEGDGEQLNVLKDSGNDKQLDALMALGFSEEQVRLILNMKKSPSSGPREEPIEEAEVVDEADTQAGGQQSLFGETKAADGELEAKQKRLVSRLKQLGLESPLIKKTLETTGASKESGIWKILYDLNIAMKDNTVKNPKAYLEKVLFQQYGIK; this comes from the coding sequence ATGAAATTCATCAAAAGAAAAAAGCTAATCAGGAAATCGAATAAACTGATTAACGCCAAAGAGAATACACCACTAACAGCCCTTGAAAGAAAGCTCATGCTATATTCAATTGCTGAAGTAGACAGTGACGGTAAAGTAATATTTCGGATTCAGGATTTATATGGTACAAGTAAGCTCAACACGAGCCATTACCGTAACGTCAGAAAAGCTGTAGAAAACCTCCTCAATGTAAAGGTGATTGTAGAGGAAGGAGATGTCTCGGATGAGGATTGGAGCATTAAGGGGATGAACGTGTTTGATGTGATAGAGGCAAGTAGGGCAGGAGGCAGGATTGCGGCAAAATTTACTCAGTCAATGATGCCTCACATCATAAACCTGAAAAGAAACTATACCACTTACCTTTATGATTCCGTTTCCTTGTTTCGTTCAGATTTTAGTATCAGGATTTATGAGTTGTTGATGCAAGGAATCGATAGGTATGGTAAGAGGGAGTTTGATGTGGAGGACTTGAAGCATAAGCTTAGCCTTAATAACCTGAAAACATATCAGAACTTTAATCAACTACGGACTAAAGTATTGGATAAAGCCTGTAATGAGATAACAGAGAAATCTGACATCAATGTCTCTTGGGAAATATCCAAAAAGGTGGGCAAGAAAGTGACAGCCATTACTTTCTTTATGAAGAGAAAGGAGAAAGAAGGTGATGGAGAGCAGCTGAATGTACTCAAAGACAGTGGCAATGATAAGCAGCTTGATGCGCTAATGGCATTGGGTTTCTCAGAAGAGCAGGTTAGGCTTATTCTCAATATGAAGAAAAGCCCAAGTTCAGGACCAAGAGAGGAACCTATTGAAGAAGCTGAAGTAGTGGACGAAGCTGATACCCAGGCAGGAGGACAACAGTCTTTATTTGGTGAAACAAAGGCTGCCGATGGAGAGTTGGAAGCCAAGCAAAAACGCCTTGTCAGCAGGTTGAAGCAGTTAGGCTTGGAGAGCCCTCTTATCAAGAAGACCTTGGAAACGACGGGAGCTTCTAAAGAATCAGGAATTTGGAAGATTCTTTATGACCTTAATATTGCGATGAAGGACAATACTGTCAAAAACCCCAAAGCTTACCTTGAAAAGGTATTATTTCAGCAATATGGCATCAAATAA
- a CDS encoding sodium/sugar symporter, whose product MDFSTIDFIVFIGYCLLIIGIGLWVSRDKGGHEKNSEDYFLASKSLPWWAIGSSLIASNISAEQFIGMSGSGYAIGFGIASYELMAAITLIVVAKFFLPIFIREKIFTMPQFLEHRYDSRVRTSMAIFWIFLFVFVNLTSILYLGALALQTIMGVDLMYGIIGLALFSGLYSIYGGLKAVAWTDVIQVIFLIGGGLITTYLAVNAVGGDTGFFAGASALLEKAPEKFDLIFDSNQEAYSYLPGISVLVGGMWIANLSYWGCNQYIIQRALAAKNIEEGQRGILFAGFLKVVLPLIVVIPGIAAFALQADIAKPDEAYPWLLSTFVPTGIKGLAFAALIAAVVSSLSSMINSISTIFTLDIYKPFFNKNSSEGNLVKVGRLTSAVALLIAVLVGPQLANLDQAFQFIQKYSGYVSPGVVVIFIFGLFWKKSTANAALAVAVASIPFSILVDSVLFPEMPFIDQMGVVFLILSAMMVAITYIEGYSHSKGFTFGMELFKTSSVFNMVSILLFTFVAAIYALWW is encoded by the coding sequence ATGGATTTCTCAACGATTGATTTTATTGTGTTTATCGGGTACTGCCTGCTGATCATCGGGATTGGCTTGTGGGTATCTCGAGACAAGGGAGGGCATGAAAAGAACTCCGAAGATTATTTTCTGGCCAGTAAGTCATTACCTTGGTGGGCTATTGGTTCGTCACTGATCGCATCCAATATTTCTGCTGAACAGTTTATTGGTATGTCAGGCTCTGGTTATGCAATCGGTTTTGGTATTGCCAGCTATGAGCTGATGGCAGCAATAACACTTATTGTGGTTGCCAAATTCTTCTTACCCATTTTTATCAGGGAAAAAATATTTACAATGCCACAGTTCCTAGAGCATCGTTACGATAGCCGAGTGAGAACAAGTATGGCGATTTTCTGGATCTTCCTGTTTGTATTTGTCAACCTGACTTCAATCCTTTACTTGGGTGCATTAGCATTGCAGACCATTATGGGGGTTGATCTGATGTATGGTATCATCGGTTTGGCATTGTTTTCAGGGCTGTACTCGATCTATGGCGGTCTGAAGGCTGTTGCATGGACAGATGTGATTCAGGTGATCTTCCTAATTGGTGGAGGTCTGATTACAACTTACTTGGCTGTAAATGCAGTGGGTGGTGATACTGGTTTCTTTGCAGGTGCTTCTGCTTTATTGGAAAAAGCTCCTGAAAAGTTTGATTTGATTTTTGATTCTAATCAGGAGGCATATTCTTATTTACCAGGTATTTCTGTACTGGTAGGGGGTATGTGGATCGCTAACTTGAGTTACTGGGGATGTAACCAATACATTATCCAGCGTGCTTTGGCAGCTAAAAACATTGAAGAAGGACAGAGAGGTATCCTGTTTGCAGGTTTCTTGAAAGTGGTTCTGCCTTTGATCGTGGTAATTCCAGGTATTGCAGCATTCGCATTGCAGGCAGATATTGCCAAGCCAGATGAGGCTTATCCTTGGCTTCTGAGTACATTTGTGCCAACAGGAATCAAAGGACTGGCATTCGCAGCATTGATTGCAGCAGTGGTTTCTTCACTTAGCTCAATGATCAACAGTATTTCTACTATCTTTACGCTAGATATCTACAAGCCGTTTTTCAACAAAAACTCTTCTGAAGGTAATCTGGTAAAAGTAGGTCGTTTGACAAGTGCTGTAGCACTGTTGATTGCTGTTTTGGTTGGCCCTCAGCTGGCAAACCTTGATCAGGCATTCCAGTTTATCCAAAAATACTCTGGTTATGTAAGCCCAGGTGTTGTGGTAATCTTTATTTTCGGATTGTTCTGGAAAAAATCGACAGCAAATGCTGCATTGGCAGTGGCTGTAGCTTCTATTCCATTCTCAATTCTGGTAGACAGTGTATTGTTCCCAGAGATGCCATTTATCGACCAAATGGGTGTAGTTTTCTTGATACTTTCAGCAATGATGGTTGCTATTACATATATCGAAGGGTATTCACACAGTAAAGGTTTTACCTTTGGGATGGAGTTATTCAAGACCAGCTCAGTGTTTAATATGGTGTCAATCCTTCTATTTACTTTCGTAGCTGCAATTTATGCACTTTGGTGGTAG
- a CDS encoding nucleotidyltransferase family protein: MKATLLILAAGMGSRYGSLKQIDQFGPSGETIIDYSIYDAIEAGFDKLVFVIRKNIEEEFKEVFVDKFQDRIEIDYAFQELDIVPKGINVPKERVKPWGTGHALMVAREKINTPFAVINADDFYGKESFKVMADLLRELDPNSIDTQCMVGFRLGNTLSENGYVSRGICQVHENSMLEAVVEHTKVGYGADKTSIFSTENAPEPIQLASDAVASMNLFGFTPRIFEHVERYFRQFIAERYTELKSEFYLPSIVNNLIEENLSQIKVLDTPEKWFGVTYPEDKKIAQHKLSELVGQGIYPNNLWATVPQ, translated from the coding sequence ATGAAAGCTACTTTGTTAATACTGGCGGCAGGAATGGGCAGTCGTTATGGCAGCCTGAAGCAGATAGACCAATTTGGTCCTTCTGGAGAAACCATTATTGATTATTCAATATATGATGCAATCGAGGCGGGGTTTGATAAGCTCGTATTCGTGATCAGAAAAAATATAGAAGAAGAGTTTAAGGAAGTATTTGTAGACAAGTTTCAGGACAGGATAGAAATCGACTATGCTTTTCAGGAACTGGATATTGTACCCAAAGGGATAAATGTTCCAAAGGAGCGGGTAAAACCATGGGGTACCGGTCATGCGTTGATGGTGGCAAGGGAAAAGATCAATACACCATTTGCGGTTATCAATGCCGATGATTTTTATGGAAAAGAATCATTTAAGGTAATGGCTGATTTACTTCGAGAGCTTGACCCCAATAGTATAGACACTCAGTGTATGGTGGGCTTCAGGTTAGGGAATACGCTTTCAGAGAACGGGTATGTTTCAAGAGGAATCTGTCAGGTACATGAAAACAGTATGCTTGAAGCTGTAGTGGAGCATACCAAAGTAGGATATGGGGCTGATAAGACTTCTATTTTTTCAACTGAAAATGCTCCTGAGCCTATTCAATTGGCATCTGATGCCGTAGCGTCAATGAACCTTTTTGGCTTCACCCCAAGGATTTTTGAACATGTCGAAAGGTATTTCAGGCAGTTTATTGCTGAACGCTATACAGAACTGAAATCAGAGTTTTACCTACCTTCCATCGTGAACAATCTTATAGAGGAAAATCTTTCGCAGATCAAGGTCCTAGACACACCAGAGAAGTGGTTTGGAGTTACTTACCCAGAAGACAAGAAAATAGCACAGCACAAGCTCTCTGAGCTTGTAGGTCAAGGAATATACCCTAATAACCTGTGGGCGACTGTACCACAGTAA
- a CDS encoding DUF3472 domain-containing protein, with the protein MKTRIESKTGMLLTCFILLLQLFTACSPEAVVYQKDTTPEEDAGDRVSAANTALSLTYTVSPGGNSWVINSIADNGDVIYDDGVHNWTNLDHVIRTYFKTSSTGALDVGLNIKAPTGSSKIAVTVGDETKEVEITNTVYQVVDIGTFSIDTAGYQFIEIQGVEKSSAYIGDITGVLVGGAATTGGITYVEDDFYWGRRGPSVHLSYEVPENKDIKWFYNEVTIPQGEDIVGSYFMANGFGEGYFGMQVNSETERRILFSVWSPYDTQNPDDIPDDYKITLLGKGDGVTTGEFGNEGSGGQSYMVYNWTAGNTYKFLLKGEPSVNNSTDYTAYFYAPEVGDWQLIASFRRPYTSTYLTRPHSFLENFVTGAGYLTRKGLYGNQWVLDTQSQWHEMTRAKFTADATARSGARLDYAGGADGNTFFMQNCGFFSDNTTIDSYHDRTANGIAPTIDFSQLETPTIATAPTLLDKTGWEVSDFSSEATSGEGTNGFASLVLDGDGETYWHSCWTGCNQTYDYPHFLTIDTKQTQSADGVAFVQRNGSRKVKDIQIEVSTDNLNWTSMGTFVLQNTAAEQYIDFSQTTSFRYVKVTMSSAYDGLSFAAMAEVSPFVR; encoded by the coding sequence ATGAAAACTAGAATTGAATCAAAAACTGGAATGCTACTTACCTGCTTTATCTTGCTACTACAACTTTTTACGGCGTGTTCTCCTGAAGCAGTTGTTTACCAGAAAGATACTACTCCAGAGGAAGATGCTGGGGATCGAGTTTCGGCAGCGAATACTGCATTGAGCCTTACGTATACCGTCTCTCCAGGTGGGAATAGCTGGGTAATCAACAGTATAGCAGACAACGGTGATGTAATCTATGATGACGGAGTGCATAACTGGACCAATTTGGATCATGTGATCAGGACTTACTTCAAGACGTCCAGTACTGGAGCACTTGATGTTGGGCTGAACATAAAAGCACCTACAGGGTCGTCCAAAATCGCTGTAACTGTCGGTGATGAAACCAAAGAAGTAGAAATTACCAATACGGTCTATCAGGTGGTTGACATCGGTACTTTCTCGATTGATACAGCAGGATACCAGTTTATTGAAATTCAAGGTGTAGAGAAGTCTTCTGCCTATATCGGAGATATTACAGGTGTACTGGTAGGAGGAGCTGCTACTACTGGAGGGATCACTTATGTTGAGGACGATTTCTATTGGGGTAGAAGAGGGCCTTCGGTACACTTGAGCTATGAAGTACCTGAGAATAAGGATATCAAATGGTTTTATAATGAGGTGACAATTCCTCAGGGAGAAGATATAGTAGGATCTTACTTTATGGCCAATGGATTTGGAGAAGGTTACTTCGGGATGCAGGTCAACTCTGAAACAGAAAGAAGAATTCTGTTTTCTGTATGGAGCCCTTACGATACCCAAAACCCAGATGATATTCCGGATGATTATAAGATAACCCTTTTGGGAAAAGGAGATGGAGTGACGACGGGTGAGTTTGGAAATGAAGGTTCTGGAGGACAAAGCTATATGGTATATAACTGGACTGCCGGTAATACTTACAAGTTCCTCCTAAAAGGAGAACCATCGGTGAATAATTCTACAGATTATACTGCTTATTTCTATGCTCCAGAGGTGGGGGACTGGCAACTGATTGCTAGCTTCAGAAGACCTTATACATCGACTTACCTGACAAGACCACATTCATTCCTTGAGAATTTCGTAACAGGTGCAGGTTACCTTACCAGAAAAGGCTTATATGGTAACCAGTGGGTGTTGGATACACAAAGTCAGTGGCATGAGATGACCAGAGCCAAGTTTACGGCTGATGCAACGGCTAGAAGTGGTGCCCGTCTCGATTATGCAGGAGGTGCCGATGGCAATACGTTTTTCATGCAGAACTGTGGCTTTTTCAGTGATAATACCACAATTGATAGCTACCATGACAGAACAGCCAATGGAATTGCTCCAACAATCGACTTTTCTCAGCTGGAAACGCCAACAATAGCAACAGCACCAACCTTGTTGGATAAAACAGGGTGGGAAGTGAGTGATTTCAGTTCTGAAGCGACTTCAGGTGAAGGAACTAATGGGTTTGCTTCACTAGTATTGGATGGAGATGGTGAGACTTATTGGCACTCTTGCTGGACAGGTTGTAACCAGACTTACGATTACCCACACTTTTTGACTATAGATACAAAACAAACGCAAAGTGCTGACGGTGTCGCATTTGTGCAGCGAAATGGCTCAAGAAAGGTGAAAGACATTCAGATAGAGGTCAGTACAGATAACCTGAATTGGACTAGTATGGGGACATTTGTGCTGCAAAATACAGCAGCGGAACAGTATATAGATTTCAGTCAGACGACATCCTTCAGGTATGTCAAGGTAACAATGTCATCAGCTTATGATGGACTTTCGTTTGCGGCCATGGCTGAGGTATCGCCATTTGTTAGGTAA
- a CDS encoding LacI family DNA-binding transcriptional regulator, which produces MKKKRNTTIKDLARRLDISVSTVSRALRDAPDVNYETKQQVLALAEQLNYKRNMLATSLVSKRTYNIGVIVPELSVPFFGYAISGIQQTLYEYGYKMLIGHTSEQFKLEQDSVQMMIDNQVDGIIISVSKDTEDYQHLHQAKEEDIPVVMFDRVIPELQQVFSNVIVDDKDGAFNATAHLIEHGYKRIAHISGPKNLYISQKRIEGYKEALEMYNIGFQSEYLIHCNLRVDAATATEQLLRLPEPPDAIFAINDPVAFEILHYLNELGVKVPEEIGVVGYTGDPMGRLFNPSLTSIRQPSAMMGSKAAELLIKEINHKHNPATKNLPFEHSTIILPTELITGRSSVKKRL; this is translated from the coding sequence ATGAAAAAGAAGAGAAATACCACCATAAAGGATCTAGCCCGAAGACTTGATATTTCCGTCTCCACAGTATCAAGGGCTTTGCGTGATGCACCTGATGTCAACTACGAAACCAAACAGCAGGTACTAGCATTGGCGGAACAGCTAAACTACAAGCGCAATATGCTTGCTACCAGCCTTGTAAGTAAAAGAACCTACAATATTGGTGTGATTGTTCCTGAACTGTCTGTCCCATTCTTTGGCTACGCCATCAGTGGTATACAACAGACACTTTATGAGTATGGATACAAGATGTTGATTGGACATACTTCAGAGCAGTTTAAGCTGGAACAGGATAGTGTACAGATGATGATTGATAACCAAGTAGACGGTATCATTATCTCTGTTTCTAAAGACACTGAAGACTATCAGCACCTTCATCAAGCAAAGGAAGAAGACATTCCTGTGGTTATGTTTGACCGTGTAATCCCTGAACTGCAACAAGTATTTTCCAATGTGATAGTGGATGACAAGGATGGTGCGTTCAATGCCACTGCCCATCTGATTGAGCACGGCTATAAACGAATCGCTCACATCAGTGGCCCTAAAAACCTGTATATCAGCCAGAAACGAATAGAGGGATATAAAGAAGCGTTGGAGATGTATAACATTGGTTTTCAGTCTGAATACCTGATCCATTGTAACCTGAGAGTCGATGCGGCAACTGCTACAGAGCAATTACTTAGACTTCCAGAGCCTCCTGATGCTATTTTTGCAATCAATGACCCTGTAGCATTTGAAATTTTACATTACTTGAATGAACTAGGTGTAAAAGTCCCTGAAGAAATTGGGGTTGTAGGCTATACAGGAGACCCTATGGGTAGACTTTTTAACCCAAGCCTTACCTCTATCAGGCAACCTTCTGCCATGATGGGGTCAAAAGCAGCTGAGTTGCTAATCAAAGAAATAAACCATAAGCACAACCCTGCTACCAAAAACTTGCCTTTTGAGCATAGCACCATAATCTTACCCACTGAATTGATTACGGGAAGGTCAAGTGTGAAAAAGAGACTTTAG
- a CDS encoding phosphotransferase enzyme family protein, whose translation MKTETLRSIIGHFAVKGTITSITPFGSGHINDTFLAETAEEGATDYILQRVNHAIFPRVDKVMENMERVIDHLKAKYTSMEGYDPSRNTMTIIPTLEGALYLFDEETGYWRVLERITQSRSYDQVTDVTQAYEAGKAFGEFQKLLADLPGEPLFETLPNFHNVAWRLENFEKAVADNKAGRAASVQAEIDFVRSRAEEMKTILRLGEEGKIPSRITHNDTKINNVLLDEQDRALCVIDMDTVMPGFVHYDFGDAIRTSTNTGAEDDKDLRKVSMNINYFEAFTKGFLSQTADTLNEVEIEHLAGSAKLITYIMGVRFLTDYLDGDNYYKIAHKEHNIQRTQAQFKLVESMEQQYEEMQEIVKKAALCGEAPC comes from the coding sequence ATGAAGACTGAAACACTGAGAAGTATAATAGGACACTTTGCTGTCAAGGGGACAATCACTTCCATTACGCCATTTGGCTCTGGACATATTAACGATACTTTTTTGGCTGAGACAGCTGAGGAGGGAGCGACAGACTACATTTTGCAGCGTGTAAACCACGCCATTTTTCCGAGAGTAGACAAGGTAATGGAAAATATGGAGCGTGTGATTGATCACCTGAAGGCAAAGTATACATCGATGGAAGGGTATGACCCTTCTCGTAACACAATGACGATCATTCCGACGCTTGAAGGAGCACTTTACCTGTTTGATGAGGAAACAGGCTATTGGAGAGTATTGGAAAGGATTACACAGAGCCGCAGTTATGATCAGGTTACAGATGTTACGCAGGCCTATGAAGCAGGAAAAGCATTTGGAGAGTTCCAAAAATTACTCGCAGACCTTCCGGGGGAACCACTTTTTGAAACGTTGCCCAACTTTCACAATGTAGCTTGGAGACTGGAAAACTTTGAGAAAGCAGTTGCTGACAATAAAGCAGGAAGAGCAGCTTCTGTACAGGCTGAGATTGACTTTGTAAGGTCACGTGCTGAAGAGATGAAGACCATTTTGAGGTTGGGAGAAGAGGGTAAAATACCATCGAGAATTACCCATAATGATACCAAAATCAACAATGTATTGCTGGATGAGCAAGACAGGGCTCTTTGCGTAATTGATATGGATACAGTAATGCCTGGTTTTGTCCATTATGATTTTGGGGATGCCATCCGTACATCCACCAATACGGGAGCGGAAGATGATAAAGACTTGAGAAAGGTCTCCATGAATATCAACTATTTTGAAGCGTTTACAAAAGGCTTCTTGTCACAGACAGCTGATACCCTAAATGAGGTTGAAATTGAGCATTTGGCAGGCTCTGCCAAGCTGATTACCTATATCATGGGTGTACGTTTTCTGACTGACTATTTGGATGGAGACAACTATTACAAGATTGCTCATAAAGAGCACAATATTCAACGGACACAGGCTCAGTTCAAGCTAGTGGAAAGTATGGAGCAACAATATGAAGAAATGCAGGAAATAGTGAAGAAAGCAGCGTTGTGTGGAGAAGCTCCTTGCTGA
- a CDS encoding ROK family protein, protein MEKESTGKVSIKKRIRKSQILSILRDRETLSPSEVAGYTEFTLPMSSSLMKELMAEDMLLLVEDRASTKIGRPPTSYALNPDGGYFLGVKVGLRKTRLILLNLREEEVYFHASDTAGLNDSVSFLDQLCDKINYALAESGIDRKKLLGLGLAVPGLVNRQTGHSITYFSDLELSLKKYMEMKLGVKVEVTNDVNAVTLGEKHFGAAKDLQNVACINLDWGIGMGLIIGGELYEGKSGLAGELGHIKVEENGDICTCGKIGCLETIASGKAMLKQLKQAVENGQATNIVKMVENGDIENARLNSLIQSVQTGDHLTLQLMEDAGAKIGKSIGILINLLNLECIILGGKLSQAGDSILYPVRSAAIRNSLIELYNDSKIICSDIRRKAGCLGASTLISRSVFNAVEDVAAYYV, encoded by the coding sequence ATGGAAAAAGAGAGTACAGGAAAAGTATCGATAAAAAAGAGAATAAGGAAAAGCCAGATATTGAGCATCCTGAGAGATCGTGAAACCCTTTCACCTTCAGAAGTTGCGGGCTATACAGAGTTTACCTTACCAATGTCATCCAGCCTGATGAAAGAGCTGATGGCTGAGGATATGTTGCTACTGGTTGAAGACAGGGCTTCTACAAAGATAGGCCGTCCGCCAACCTCATATGCGCTAAACCCCGATGGAGGCTATTTTTTGGGTGTTAAAGTGGGTTTGAGAAAAACCCGACTGATTCTTTTGAATCTCAGGGAAGAGGAAGTCTATTTTCACGCTTCAGATACCGCAGGTTTAAATGATTCTGTCTCTTTTTTGGATCAGTTATGCGATAAGATCAATTACGCATTGGCTGAGTCAGGCATTGACAGGAAGAAGTTACTGGGCTTGGGCTTGGCTGTTCCTGGACTGGTAAACCGCCAAACAGGACATTCTATTACCTATTTTTCAGACCTTGAACTCAGTTTGAAAAAATATATGGAAATGAAGCTAGGGGTAAAGGTAGAGGTTACAAATGATGTGAATGCCGTTACACTAGGTGAGAAACACTTTGGTGCAGCCAAGGACCTTCAGAACGTAGCCTGTATCAACCTTGACTGGGGTATCGGTATGGGACTCATCATAGGAGGGGAGCTTTACGAAGGTAAGTCAGGTCTTGCTGGTGAGTTGGGACATATCAAGGTAGAAGAAAACGGAGATATTTGTACTTGCGGCAAGATAGGCTGTCTGGAAACGATTGCATCAGGTAAGGCAATGCTCAAACAGTTAAAACAGGCTGTAGAGAATGGTCAGGCGACCAATATTGTCAAGATGGTTGAAAACGGAGATATTGAGAATGCTAGGCTTAATTCGCTGATTCAGTCTGTACAGACAGGAGATCACCTGACCTTGCAACTTATGGAGGATGCTGGAGCCAAAATTGGTAAAAGTATAGGTATCCTGATCAATCTCTTGAACCTTGAGTGTATCATTCTGGGAGGAAAGCTGAGCCAAGCCGGAGACTCAATCCTGTACCCAGTGCGTTCAGCAGCAATCCGTAACTCATTGATTGAGTTGTATAACGACAGTAAAATCATCTGCTCTGACATCAGACGAAAAGCAGGTTGTTTGGGGGCTTCTACGCTTATATCCAGAAGTGTTTTCAATGCTGTGGAGGATGTAGCAGCTTATTATGTATAG
- a CDS encoding ParB/RepB/Spo0J family partition protein produces MAKKKFNTSNLVSEVGSAASNITGKFSPSPSVPTGDRIEKAVRDNIKILPELEFFIRKLGESEYNLLKEDISKNGCKESIKLWRREDDFVIVDGHHRYQICQELGIDFKTESLDFASIEDVKIFMAKLQLGRRNLTPQESSYLRGMQYGLSRKTAGGIQEDSGQGRTRTLLAQEYGVSEATIMRDYKLYRGLEKVGEAIKQDYLSGDSFLRKMHIEYIAVEELLDVQRFIYFIERGGSLEEYKAQSQHGTQQIQTAPNGSKSKPSYFEAFASKFDKELKVADTERKQEMKHMLQRMLEKIG; encoded by the coding sequence ATGGCTAAGAAAAAATTCAATACATCAAACCTTGTATCAGAAGTAGGATCAGCGGCATCCAATATCACAGGAAAGTTTTCTCCTTCACCAAGTGTACCAACAGGTGACAGAATTGAGAAAGCCGTAAGGGACAATATCAAAATATTGCCCGAATTGGAGTTCTTTATCCGTAAACTGGGAGAATCTGAGTACAACCTGCTAAAAGAAGATATCAGTAAAAACGGCTGTAAGGAATCCATTAAACTATGGAGACGTGAGGATGACTTTGTGATTGTAGATGGTCATCACCGCTATCAGATCTGCCAGGAGCTTGGTATTGATTTCAAGACAGAGTCATTGGATTTTGCATCAATCGAGGATGTGAAAATCTTTATGGCAAAGTTACAGTTAGGCAGAAGAAACCTAACTCCCCAAGAATCAAGCTACCTGAGAGGTATGCAATACGGTTTGTCTCGTAAAACAGCTGGAGGTATTCAAGAAGATAGTGGACAGGGTAGAACCCGAACATTACTGGCTCAGGAGTATGGAGTGAGTGAAGCCACTATTATGAGAGATTACAAACTTTATAGAGGGTTGGAAAAAGTAGGGGAAGCAATCAAGCAAGACTACTTGAGCGGTGATTCCTTCCTTAGAAAAATGCATATCGAATACATTGCAGTTGAGGAACTGTTGGATGTACAAAGGTTTATTTATTTCATCGAAAGGGGTGGAAGTCTTGAGGAGTATAAAGCCCAATCGCAACACGGAACTCAACAAATTCAAACTGCACCTAACGGGTCAAAAAGCAAACCTAGCTATTTTGAGGCTTTTGCGAGTAAATTTGATAAGGAGTTAAAGGTCGCTGATACTGAAAGAAAGCAAGAAATGAAGCATATGCTACAGAGAATGCTCGAAAAGATTGGCTAA
- a CDS encoding ParA family protein — translation MTNTDVINFLKRNPSLSISGLEKEAEIPASTLSKVMSGSRVLNDEHLGRLEPILKRYGYHETMGAKVISIVNNKGGVAKTTTCSNLGRALHLEGYKVLMCDLDQQGNLSQTYGIDAPEDELYQSLSFAINAPLHNCIMEIFEGLDICPSSIALGQAALDLQNNQLTGYKRMAKVLEQVKNEYDFILIDCPPSLDILTGTALVASDSVILPVQPEEHAVKGLRNVFNLIEQMKDLNSRIQVDGILYTLVNPNTTLHKSYMEAIKEGMPHVRSFEAMIRRSISIPEATATHQSIFDYDKNSNGSKDYKAFAQELLGKVKKKKDKKEKVANG, via the coding sequence ATGACAAACACTGATGTTATTAATTTTTTAAAGCGCAATCCGTCTTTATCTATTTCCGGATTGGAAAAAGAGGCTGAAATTCCTGCCTCTACCTTATCAAAAGTTATGTCTGGCTCTAGGGTACTCAATGACGAGCATCTTGGAAGACTGGAACCAATTCTTAAACGATATGGCTATCACGAAACTATGGGAGCAAAAGTAATCAGCATTGTAAACAACAAAGGTGGCGTTGCCAAAACCACTACCTGTTCAAACCTTGGAAGGGCATTACACCTAGAAGGATATAAAGTTTTGATGTGTGACCTAGACCAACAGGGTAACCTGTCTCAAACTTATGGTATAGATGCTCCTGAAGATGAACTTTACCAAAGTCTTTCTTTTGCCATCAATGCGCCTCTCCATAACTGTATTATGGAAATATTTGAAGGATTGGATATTTGTCCCTCTTCAATCGCATTGGGACAGGCTGCTCTTGACCTTCAGAATAACCAACTGACAGGTTATAAACGAATGGCTAAAGTATTGGAGCAAGTTAAGAATGAGTATGACTTCATCTTGATTGACTGTCCACCTTCACTAGACATCCTGACAGGTACTGCGCTCGTTGCGTCTGATTCAGTTATTCTTCCTGTACAACCAGAAGAGCATGCCGTAAAAGGTTTACGCAATGTATTTAACCTGATTGAGCAAATGAAAGACCTTAACAGCCGTATTCAGGTTGACGGGATTCTTTACACATTGGTAAATCCAAATACCACTTTGCATAAGAGCTATATGGAAGCTATTAAGGAAGGTATGCCGCATGTAAGGTCATTTGAGGCAATGATCAGAAGGAGCATTTCCATCCCTGAAGCAACAGCTACCCATCAGAGTATCTTTGATTATGACAAAAACTCTAATGGCTCAAAGGATTATAAAGCCTTCGCTCAGGAATTGCTTGGTAAAGTAAAAAAGAAGAAAGACAAGAAAGAAAAAGTAGCAAATGGCTAA